A genomic region of Mesobacillus jeotgali contains the following coding sequences:
- a CDS encoding STAS domain-containing protein has product MSEQIKIDYLQIISDKILLEKQYLIKHKTQLDSHQTSNKLDSLLQEWRENIIDIYALSVARDIETSFSVLKEWGREAVDTLVNFNLPLEIALDEVRDYRNLIGHIIKDEAIKLNLPIAEFYDLLSDFDSVVDRAVHWLSISYTRVFYTRIQVAEASALELSIPVIKISDKIGVLPIIGDIDTQRAQELMNKALMKSSEFSLEHLIIDLSGVPIIDTMVADRIFKVVRALSLLGIDTTLSGIRPEIAQTMVNLGVDVSGIIVTSNLQMAMEKLLKVKIA; this is encoded by the coding sequence TTGAGCGAACAAATAAAAATTGATTATCTTCAAATTATTTCTGATAAAATCCTTCTAGAAAAACAATATCTCATTAAACATAAAACTCAGCTGGATTCTCACCAGACATCTAATAAACTTGACTCTCTGCTCCAAGAGTGGCGGGAGAATATCATTGACATATACGCACTTTCTGTTGCGAGGGATATAGAAACCTCTTTCAGTGTATTAAAGGAATGGGGCCGTGAAGCAGTAGATACTTTAGTAAACTTCAACCTTCCTCTGGAAATAGCTCTTGATGAAGTCAGAGACTATAGGAATCTTATAGGACACATCATCAAGGACGAAGCGATCAAGCTTAATTTGCCAATAGCGGAATTTTACGATTTATTATCTGACTTTGATTCCGTGGTGGACCGCGCTGTTCATTGGTTAAGTATCTCTTATACACGAGTGTTTTACACTCGAATACAGGTAGCTGAAGCCTCTGCGTTGGAATTGTCCATTCCTGTCATTAAAATTTCAGATAAGATTGGTGTACTTCCTATAATAGGGGATATAGATACGCAAAGAGCTCAAGAATTAATGAACAAAGCTCTGATGAAAAGCAGTGAATTTTCATTGGAACATTTAATCATTGATCTCTCTGGTGTGCCGATTATTGATACCATGGTTGCTGATCGGATATTTAAAGTAGTAAGAGCGTTGTCACTCTTAGGGATTGATACTACACTCTCAGGTATACGTCCAGAAATCGCTCAAACAATGGTTAATTTAGGCGTCGATGTTTCAGGCATCATAGTAACCTCGAATTTGCAAATGGCTATGGAAAAGTTACTTAAAGTGAAGATTGCTTAA
- a CDS encoding AraC family transcriptional regulator has product MIQQLLLFQRVIDYIEDHIKEELSAEVLARMVGYSPFHFSRIFQKQTGYTLMDYVVKRKLQFALYELVNGKKIIGIAMDYGFETHAGFTKAFKKCFGSPPSLYKEHGPTSLPQKLDLISLHEKNTGGIVLQPQIVRRSTFSVAGKIFRIENFPANRNVPAFWEQEGLTDGSIETYLYEVLSPKKHGEYCINLSRSLDEGSCRYIFAVNYDDEKGLPEGLTAIQIPESAYAIFRTPLVEVGQFASAIKGTWRYILEDWFPHSSYEVDEAGFDFEFYDEHCHHWDFKKIYMEIHIPIKEKSRE; this is encoded by the coding sequence ATGATTCAACAGTTACTTTTATTTCAACGTGTCATTGATTATATAGAGGATCATATTAAAGAGGAACTAAGTGCCGAAGTGCTGGCAAGGATGGTTGGGTATTCTCCTTTTCATTTTTCACGGATTTTTCAGAAGCAGACGGGTTATACATTGATGGATTATGTGGTAAAAAGGAAGCTCCAATTTGCATTGTATGAATTGGTGAATGGGAAAAAGATCATCGGAATTGCTATGGATTATGGGTTTGAAACTCATGCTGGCTTTACGAAAGCGTTCAAGAAGTGTTTTGGCAGTCCTCCGAGCCTTTATAAGGAGCATGGTCCGACATCACTGCCACAAAAACTGGATCTGATAAGCCTTCACGAAAAGAACACAGGCGGCATTGTACTGCAGCCGCAGATTGTCCGCCGGAGTACTTTTTCTGTTGCCGGTAAGATCTTCAGGATCGAGAATTTCCCTGCTAACCGAAATGTGCCGGCGTTCTGGGAGCAGGAAGGTTTGACCGATGGTTCGATTGAAACGTACTTATATGAAGTGTTGTCGCCGAAAAAGCATGGAGAGTATTGTATCAATTTGAGCCGCAGCCTTGATGAAGGCAGTTGCCGTTATATATTTGCAGTAAACTATGATGATGAAAAAGGCTTACCAGAGGGATTAACCGCGATACAAATCCCTGAGTCTGCATATGCGATATTCCGAACGCCATTGGTTGAGGTTGGCCAATTTGCATCGGCGATCAAAGGGACATGGAGATACATACTGGAGGATTGGTTTCCGCACTCATCCTATGAAGTGGATGAAGCGGGCTTCGACTTTGAATTTTATGACGAGCATTGCCATCATTGGGATTTTAAAAAAATCTATATGGAAATTCATATTCCGATCAAAGAAAAATCTCGAGAATGA
- a CDS encoding MFS transporter — protein MTFFKKMDSYRVYIYTRFWSQFFFTFIFTVNLLYHVKVVGLDPLQLVLVGTVLEAVVFFFEIPTGFVADLKSRRLSVIIGYFLIGAGFLIEGSFPFFAAVLVSQVLWGIGYTFTSGAHQAWIADEIGEDRASEAFVNGAKAGTLGEVIAIPLSMLIGYFFMINLPIIIGGLSMVGLAVFLLLFMKEENFKPVQHENTSTWKTLKTNMNQMVHYTKASYLMRILFLIALFFGLYSEGFDRLWISHFLEETRLAYMTEGNLVVLIGSINFVVMLLSFIGLHFISRSSLHHQLNTIYLSLLIGCVLIITSLTGFALSTGIISLLCFYLIIQGTRSVMAPLEDTWLNKIIPDSSTRATFFSVKGQVDAIGQISGGPAIGMIAANFSIKIAMIVSAILLTPVIYLYQLAIKKSRG, from the coding sequence TTGACATTTTTCAAGAAAATGGATTCTTATCGTGTCTATATATATACACGTTTTTGGTCTCAGTTCTTTTTTACATTTATCTTTACGGTTAACTTGCTCTATCATGTGAAAGTCGTCGGTCTTGACCCGTTGCAGCTGGTTCTGGTTGGCACTGTGCTGGAGGCGGTTGTTTTCTTTTTTGAGATTCCGACTGGGTTTGTGGCGGATTTAAAAAGTCGCAGGCTTTCTGTGATTATCGGGTATTTTTTGATTGGGGCTGGGTTCCTCATCGAGGGTTCGTTTCCATTTTTCGCAGCCGTGTTAGTGTCTCAGGTTCTTTGGGGTATTGGCTACACGTTTACGAGTGGTGCGCATCAGGCCTGGATCGCTGATGAAATCGGAGAAGATCGTGCTTCCGAGGCGTTTGTTAATGGTGCTAAGGCCGGCACACTCGGTGAAGTGATCGCGATTCCTTTAAGTATGTTGATCGGTTACTTTTTCATGATCAATCTGCCGATCATCATTGGCGGATTATCAATGGTGGGATTAGCTGTTTTCTTGCTCCTTTTTATGAAGGAAGAAAACTTCAAACCTGTTCAACATGAAAACACATCCACTTGGAAGACGCTAAAGACGAATATGAACCAGATGGTCCATTATACAAAGGCCAGCTATTTGATGCGGATTCTCTTCCTTATCGCCTTGTTCTTCGGGTTATATAGTGAAGGCTTCGACAGGCTATGGATTTCTCACTTTCTTGAAGAAACTCGTCTCGCATACATGACAGAAGGCAATTTGGTTGTCTTAATTGGAAGCATTAATTTTGTCGTAATGCTCCTATCCTTTATCGGCCTTCATTTTATCAGCCGGAGTTCTCTCCATCATCAGTTAAACACCATCTATTTATCCTTGCTGATCGGATGTGTCCTGATTATCACCTCGCTGACCGGTTTTGCTCTTTCGACTGGTATCATCAGTTTGCTGTGCTTTTATCTGATCATCCAAGGTACAAGGTCTGTCATGGCACCACTTGAGGATACATGGCTGAATAAAATCATTCCAGATTCCTCGACGCGCGCGACTTTCTTTTCGGTAAAAGGGCAGGTAGATGCGATCGGCCAAATCAGCGGAGGACCGGCCATCGGAATGATTGCCGCCAATTTTTCTATCAAAATAGCAATGATTGTAAGTGCCATTCTTTTAACACCTGTCATCTATCTCTATCAATTGGCCATCAAAAAATCTCGAGGATGA
- a CDS encoding stage II sporulation protein M, with product MTIVDYVKTTSIKTWENAWLQLKRSFRKYWFFYFIIFVMAYLITSYINPDMKELLSDLDKNFKEDAPEKGYWETTLFLFKNNWLVCLQILMLSFIPIRHLYVLPLISTCAMIGMTLYLVQQVELNILHTFGLGFLPHAILELTTFMLAAIYANTLNKTIVTRLTNAFRKVKKSTTPFRFHLKEAFSAFIFVITPCIFIAAFIEGFISKFLLTSFL from the coding sequence ATGACAATTGTCGATTATGTAAAAACAACAAGCATTAAAACTTGGGAAAACGCATGGCTTCAACTAAAAAGATCTTTTCGGAAGTATTGGTTCTTTTATTTTATCATCTTTGTCATGGCTTACCTGATTACATCATACATAAACCCGGATATGAAAGAGCTCCTTTCAGACTTAGATAAAAATTTTAAAGAAGATGCCCCCGAAAAGGGATATTGGGAAACCACCTTGTTTCTCTTCAAGAATAACTGGCTGGTTTGCCTGCAAATCTTGATGCTTTCTTTCATCCCCATTAGGCATCTATACGTACTGCCACTCATTTCAACATGCGCGATGATCGGTATGACTTTGTATCTTGTTCAGCAGGTTGAGTTAAATATACTCCACACATTCGGATTGGGTTTTCTGCCGCATGCGATTTTGGAACTGACTACCTTTATGCTTGCCGCCATTTATGCAAATACATTGAATAAAACGATTGTGACTAGACTGACCAATGCCTTTCGTAAAGTTAAAAAGAGCACAACACCATTCCGTTTCCACCTCAAAGAAGCTTTTTCCGCCTTCATTTTCGTCATCACACCTTGCATTTTCATCGCTGCTTTTATTGAAGGATTTATTTCTAAATTTTTATTAACTTCTTTTTTGTAA
- a CDS encoding DUF2089 family protein, with product MKRDEVPEWILALDQESLEFIRKFVLNSGSLKEISTVYGVSYPTVRTKLDKLIKKIELNSKKEDLEFVSMIKNMVLDEQISLDVAKLIIEKYKSERVDP from the coding sequence TTGAAACGCGATGAGGTACCCGAATGGATTCTTGCTTTGGATCAAGAATCACTCGAATTTATCAGGAAGTTCGTTTTGAATTCCGGCTCTTTAAAAGAAATTTCAACTGTTTACGGAGTTTCCTATCCAACAGTCCGGACAAAGCTGGATAAGCTTATCAAGAAAATTGAGTTGAATAGTAAAAAAGAGGATCTTGAGTTTGTCAGTATGATTAAAAATATGGTGCTGGATGAACAAATCAGTTTAGACGTGGCAAAGTTAATTATCGAAAAATATAAATCAGAAAGGGTTGATCCTTAA
- a CDS encoding DUF896 domain-containing protein: MLDILKRINQLALKKKNEGLTEIEADELNRLRKTYLQIFRGSMENLLLNTTVVDPVGADVTPKKLRTEQARIRKKAIWSS; encoded by the coding sequence ATGCTGGATATTTTAAAAAGGATAAATCAACTTGCTCTTAAGAAGAAGAATGAGGGATTAACAGAGATTGAAGCCGATGAATTGAACAGGCTACGGAAAACATATCTGCAAATCTTCCGCGGATCGATGGAGAATCTCTTATTGAATACAACTGTTGTAGATCCAGTAGGAGCAGATGTAACTCCGAAAAAATTAAGAACAGAACAAGCAAGGATTAGAAAGAAAGCAATCTGGTCGTCTTGA
- a CDS encoding YceI family protein, producing MAKWTVDQNHSAIGFEVKHMMVSKVKGGFESYTADVEAADLTDLTTASIAFKIDVASIDTRNEDRDNHLKSADFFDVENNPTIAFKSTNITKDGDDYKVTGDLTIKDVTKPVTFDVEFGGKGTNPWGVEVYGFEAETKINREEFNLTWNAALETGGVLVGKDIKIKVELEVNPAA from the coding sequence ATGGCAAAATGGACAGTGGACCAAAACCACTCAGCAATCGGATTTGAAGTAAAACACATGATGGTATCAAAGGTGAAAGGGGGATTTGAATCTTACACTGCTGATGTTGAAGCAGCTGATCTAACAGATCTAACAACAGCTTCAATCGCTTTCAAGATTGATGTGGCTAGCATCGACACACGCAATGAAGACCGCGATAATCACTTGAAATCAGCAGACTTTTTCGATGTGGAGAATAACCCGACAATCGCTTTCAAATCCACAAACATCACGAAAGACGGTGATGACTACAAAGTAACTGGCGATTTAACAATCAAGGATGTAACAAAACCAGTAACTTTTGATGTTGAGTTTGGCGGTAAAGGCACGAACCCATGGGGTGTAGAAGTTTACGGTTTCGAAGCGGAAACAAAAATCAACCGTGAAGAATTCAATCTTACTTGGAATGCAGCATTAGAAACAGGCGGCGTCCTAGTAGGGAAAGACATCAAAATCAAAGTGGAATTAGAAGTGAACCCAGCAGCATAA
- a CDS encoding MarR family winged helix-turn-helix transcriptional regulator has translation MELPKIELKAVTVIIRAAQAIQEVIRKDAAKFGLNPTEFSVLELLYHRGEQPIQVIGKKVLISSGSITYVVDKLEQKNYVKRRGCPEDRRVTYAVITTEGKALMDDIFPQHEFEMSKVFDGLNADEVNQTISLLKRIGYRAKNC, from the coding sequence ATGGAACTGCCAAAAATTGAGTTGAAAGCTGTTACCGTCATCATTCGTGCAGCCCAGGCTATTCAAGAAGTGATTCGAAAAGATGCAGCGAAGTTTGGATTGAATCCAACGGAATTCTCTGTGTTGGAGCTTTTGTACCATAGAGGGGAACAGCCTATTCAGGTAATTGGAAAAAAGGTTCTTATATCAAGCGGCAGTATTACTTATGTGGTCGATAAGCTTGAGCAAAAAAACTATGTGAAACGCAGGGGATGCCCGGAGGACAGGCGCGTAACCTATGCGGTTATAACGACTGAGGGGAAAGCATTGATGGATGATATTTTCCCGCAGCATGAATTTGAAATGAGCAAGGTTTTCGATGGCTTGAATGCCGACGAGGTCAATCAGACCATTTCTCTATTAAAAAGAATCGGTTACCGGGCGAAAAACTGTTAA
- a CDS encoding DoxX family protein, with amino-acid sequence MMDLGLLIIRLVIGILFIGHGAQKLFGWFGGYGLKGTGGWFDSIGMKPGVTMALLAGLAELLGGILLAVGLLTPLAALMIAGTMLMAIIKVHAPNGLWSTSNGYEYNLTLMAVAIGLALIGPGKYAIDAMLF; translated from the coding sequence ATGATGGATTTAGGTTTGTTAATCATAAGATTGGTGATTGGTATTTTGTTTATTGGACATGGTGCACAAAAGCTGTTTGGCTGGTTTGGAGGGTATGGCTTAAAGGGAACGGGTGGCTGGTTTGACTCGATTGGCATGAAGCCAGGTGTGACGATGGCGCTTTTGGCAGGATTAGCAGAATTGCTCGGGGGAATATTATTAGCTGTAGGACTGTTAACCCCACTTGCAGCCCTGATGATTGCAGGAACTATGCTGATGGCGATTATTAAGGTCCATGCACCAAATGGTTTGTGGTCCACTTCGAATGGCTATGAATATAACTTGACGTTGATGGCTGTAGCTATTGGATTAGCGCTGATTGGTCCTGGTAAATACGCTATAGATGCGATGTTATTCTAA
- a CDS encoding ring-cleaving dioxygenase: protein MSKKTMGIHHITAIVGYPQENVDFYAGVLGLRMVKQTVNFDDPQTYHLYFGNEGGKPGTIITFFPWAGASQGVVGDGQVGVTSYVVPKGAMDFWKKRLEKFNVSFTTMERFGEQYLEFDDPHGLHLEIVEREEGETNDWSFGEVTPDVAIKGFGGATLLSTKPEKTAELLEKVMGLELVSKEGDFIRFRSSADIGNVIDLKLTTIGRGVMGVGTVHHIAWRAVDDEDQLDWQKYVAGNGYGVTPVQDRNYFNAIYFREHGEILFEIATDPPGFAHDESQETMGEKLMLPEQYEQYRGQIERGLIPIEVRKLD, encoded by the coding sequence ATGAGTAAAAAGACAATGGGAATTCACCATATTACCGCAATTGTTGGCTATCCTCAGGAAAACGTCGATTTCTACGCTGGTGTATTGGGTTTGCGTATGGTAAAGCAAACGGTTAACTTTGATGATCCCCAAACCTACCATCTTTATTTCGGGAACGAGGGCGGAAAGCCGGGAACGATCATTACTTTCTTTCCATGGGCAGGAGCAAGCCAGGGAGTCGTTGGTGACGGCCAGGTAGGAGTGACATCCTATGTAGTGCCAAAGGGTGCGATGGATTTTTGGAAAAAGCGTCTGGAAAAATTCAATGTATCTTTTACAACGATGGAACGTTTTGGGGAACAATATTTAGAATTTGATGATCCTCATGGACTTCATCTGGAGATTGTTGAAAGAGAAGAAGGCGAAACCAATGATTGGAGCTTTGGTGAGGTAACACCTGATGTTGCGATTAAAGGATTCGGGGGAGCAACTCTATTATCCACCAAGCCGGAAAAAACGGCTGAACTGCTGGAAAAAGTAATGGGCCTTGAGCTTGTAAGCAAAGAAGGAGATTTCATCCGCTTCCGTTCTTCAGCAGATATCGGAAATGTTATTGACCTGAAGTTGACCACAATTGGACGCGGTGTGATGGGTGTTGGAACGGTTCATCACATTGCTTGGAGAGCTGTCGATGACGAGGACCAACTCGATTGGCAGAAATACGTGGCAGGCAATGGATATGGTGTCACTCCTGTACAGGACAGAAATTACTTCAACGCGATTTATTTCAGAGAGCATGGAGAAATCCTGTTTGAAATTGCGACCGATCCTCCGGGATTTGCGCATGATGAATCTCAGGAAACAATGGGTGAAAAATTAATGCTGCCTGAGCAATACGAACAGTATCGCGGCCAGATTGAGAGAGGACTAATCCCGATTGAAGTTAGAAAGTTGGATTGA
- a CDS encoding flavin reductase family protein produces the protein MLSIDPASLSERDNYKFLIGSIIPRPIAFVTTISKDGIVNGAPFSYFNIVSSNPPMVSLSIQRSGGNQKDTARNILESGEFVVHIVDEHNDEKINQTAASLAPDQSEVELAKLTLIDSVKLSVPGVKEAKIRMECVLEQALELGGGEMPGCDFIIGKIIQFHIEEGIYENGRIDPVGLAAVSRLAGNNYAKIGEIFEIERPK, from the coding sequence ATGCTTTCGATTGACCCTGCCAGTCTTTCCGAGAGGGACAACTATAAATTCCTGATTGGTAGCATCATTCCCAGGCCGATTGCCTTCGTCACGACCATTTCGAAGGATGGTATAGTGAATGGAGCGCCATTTAGCTACTTTAATATTGTTTCATCCAATCCGCCGATGGTCTCCTTATCCATTCAGCGGTCAGGCGGTAACCAGAAGGATACAGCAAGGAACATCCTTGAATCAGGAGAGTTTGTCGTCCATATCGTTGACGAGCACAATGATGAAAAAATAAACCAGACTGCCGCCAGCCTTGCTCCTGACCAGAGCGAGGTGGAGTTGGCCAAGTTAACTTTGATTGACAGCGTGAAACTTTCTGTACCTGGTGTGAAGGAAGCGAAAATCAGGATGGAATGTGTGCTGGAGCAGGCGCTGGAATTAGGCGGCGGAGAGATGCCGGGCTGTGATTTCATCATCGGTAAAATCATTCAGTTCCATATAGAGGAAGGCATTTATGAGAATGGAAGGATTGATCCGGTAGGACTGGCTGCTGTAAGCAGACTGGCTGGAAACAATTACGCGAAAATCGGAGAGATTTTTGAAATCGAAAGGCCGAAATAG
- a CDS encoding ring-cleaving dioxygenase has product MQETSGIHHITAMVNDAQRNIDFYAGVLGLRLVKKTINYDRPEVYHLYFGNESGDPGTAITFFPWANQLKGRIGTGQVGVTSYVIPEGTLPFWKERLNRFGVRFIQNVRYGESYLQFQDPDGLEIELVERNEGPTNTWSFGGVTPDVAIKGFGGATLISAQPHKTAEVLEDILGLENIGQEESFLRFKSAAEIGNTIDIKLTPSVRGLMGAGTVHHIAWRAKDEEDHKRWRALLLEKGYYPTEILDRNYFKALYFHEGGGILFEISTDSPGFAVDEPISELGEKLMLPSWLEPKREELEDLLPKVEARILEGDKE; this is encoded by the coding sequence ATGCAGGAGACTTCTGGTATCCACCATATTACGGCAATGGTAAACGATGCGCAAAGGAATATTGATTTTTATGCAGGCGTACTTGGGTTAAGACTTGTGAAGAAAACAATCAACTATGACCGCCCTGAAGTGTACCATCTTTATTTTGGCAACGAATCCGGGGATCCAGGAACAGCCATCACCTTTTTTCCATGGGCTAACCAGCTGAAAGGCCGAATTGGCACGGGACAGGTCGGGGTGACCAGCTATGTTATTCCTGAGGGAACCCTTCCTTTTTGGAAAGAACGGTTGAATCGGTTTGGTGTAAGGTTCATCCAGAATGTCCGATATGGCGAAAGCTATTTGCAGTTCCAGGACCCGGACGGACTTGAAATCGAGCTGGTCGAACGAAATGAAGGGCCAACCAATACCTGGAGCTTCGGAGGAGTTACTCCTGATGTCGCGATAAAAGGGTTTGGCGGGGCTACATTGATTTCGGCACAGCCTCATAAAACGGCAGAGGTCCTGGAGGATATCCTCGGATTAGAGAACATTGGCCAGGAAGAAAGCTTCCTTAGATTCAAATCTGCAGCTGAGATTGGCAATACCATCGATATCAAGCTCACTCCATCCGTCCGTGGATTAATGGGAGCAGGAACCGTTCACCATATTGCATGGAGAGCGAAGGATGAAGAAGATCATAAAAGGTGGAGAGCACTTCTCCTGGAGAAAGGCTATTATCCAACTGAGATCCTCGACCGCAACTACTTCAAAGCACTTTATTTTCACGAAGGCGGTGGCATTCTGTTTGAAATATCGACCGATTCACCAGGTTTTGCAGTAGATGAACCAATTAGTGAACTCGGTGAAAAACTGATGCTGCCATCGTGGCTGGAGCCAAAACGTGAAGAATTAGAAGACCTGCTGCCAAAGGTAGAAGCTCGTATTTTGGAAGGAGATAAAGAATGA
- a CDS encoding alpha/beta hydrolase yields the protein MKHIFNKGKVPTKPTLLLLHGTGGNELDLLPLAGMIDDDASVLSVRGNVLENRMPRFFRRLAEGVFDEQDLIFRTKELNEFLDEAAEKYGFDRDNVVAVGYSNGANIAASLLFHYQNSLKGAILHHPMVPRRGIDLPELTGTPVFIAAGTNDPICSPQESEELKSLLEKASADVELHWENRGHQLTREEVEAAAKWYQGRF from the coding sequence ATGAAACATATATTCAATAAGGGAAAAGTCCCGACAAAACCAACATTGTTATTGCTTCATGGCACAGGAGGCAATGAATTAGACCTGCTGCCTCTTGCCGGGATGATCGATGATGATGCATCTGTATTGAGTGTCCGCGGGAATGTATTGGAAAACAGAATGCCAAGATTTTTCCGCAGATTGGCAGAAGGTGTTTTCGATGAACAGGACCTTATTTTCCGAACGAAGGAATTGAATGAGTTCCTTGATGAAGCAGCAGAAAAGTATGGCTTTGACCGCGACAATGTGGTTGCCGTAGGCTATTCAAATGGAGCGAATATCGCAGCAAGCCTGCTTTTCCATTATCAAAACTCATTGAAGGGAGCAATCCTGCATCACCCAATGGTACCGAGAAGAGGCATTGACCTGCCAGAACTGACAGGAACACCGGTATTCATTGCCGCTGGAACAAACGACCCAATCTGCTCGCCACAGGAATCCGAAGAGCTAAAATCTTTACTGGAAAAAGCCAGTGCGGATGTAGAACTTCATTGGGAGAATAGAGGGCATCAGTTGACCCGCGAGGAAGTCGAAGCAGCGGCTAAGTGGTATCAGGGGAGATTTTAA
- a CDS encoding MOSC domain-containing protein, giving the protein MLIGHIREIVRHPVKSFYGESVEKTKVMDYGVYGDRSHTIHDQTRPGEFLTITQFPEMARYKARFMGQEEMEEYPKVEIVTPEGKVLDWGDKELEKEIQAKSGREISFASYRPSYVPLGAIEEEHIQLVTDASLQGLEQIWGKEIDYRRFRPNLLISLKDHKPFIEEEWFGRRLTIGNEVALEVKRHCERCMIITVDPENAKRDSSLLKAVAEERNNHFGVYAAVIKTGEINVGDEVHLE; this is encoded by the coding sequence GTGCTAATTGGTCATATCAGAGAAATAGTTCGGCATCCTGTTAAATCCTTTTATGGAGAGAGCGTCGAGAAAACAAAGGTTATGGATTATGGAGTGTACGGAGACCGCAGTCATACGATCCATGACCAAACAAGGCCAGGGGAATTTTTAACGATTACGCAGTTCCCTGAGATGGCTCGATACAAGGCAAGGTTTATGGGACAAGAAGAGATGGAAGAGTACCCTAAAGTCGAAATCGTGACACCTGAGGGGAAAGTGCTTGATTGGGGCGATAAGGAATTGGAGAAAGAAATACAAGCAAAATCGGGAAGGGAAATATCTTTTGCTTCATACCGACCTTCATACGTCCCTCTAGGCGCAATTGAAGAAGAGCATATTCAACTGGTTACTGACGCTTCACTACAGGGTTTGGAACAGATTTGGGGCAAAGAGATTGATTATAGGCGTTTTCGCCCCAATTTACTCATTTCATTAAAAGATCACAAACCTTTTATCGAAGAAGAATGGTTTGGGAGACGACTGACAATTGGCAATGAAGTGGCACTGGAAGTGAAAAGGCATTGTGAAAGATGCATGATCATTACCGTTGATCCCGAAAATGCAAAAAGGGATTCATCATTGCTTAAAGCGGTTGCGGAAGAAAGAAATAATCATTTCGGCGTGTATGCTGCTGTCATAAAAACAGGTGAAATCAATGTTGGAGATGAAGTCCATCTTGAATAG